Proteins encoded in a region of the Gallalistipes aquisgranensis genome:
- a CDS encoding calcium-translocating P-type ATPase, PMCA-type, with amino-acid sequence MTERNLQGLTPQEVLRSRERYGENVITPAKKESVWKLFIGKFDDPIIKVLLVAALLSLVVAFIDGEFAETIGIFCAIFLATGVAFWFEYDAKRRFDVLNTVNDDTPVKVRREGCVMEIPKREVVVGDIVLLDSGEEIPADGELLEAVSLKVNESTLTGEPIIAKTTDPAHFKEDATYPSNHALRGTTVVEGHGIMVVQAVGDATEFGKVAQQATVESDEKTPLNKQLERLSGLIGKIGTALAFLVFAILVAKGLWWGGDLRGGDWVHILSRLLQYFMVSVAIMVMAIPEGLPMSITLSLAMSMRRMLKTNNLVRKMHACETMGAVTVICTDKTGTLTQNQMRVAEIVRYGEIPDGELCEAMSANSTAFLDQSGKVIGNPTEGALLLWMRDRGTDYAPLREGAKVVDQMTFTTERKYMATLVESAVTGRRTLYVKGAPEIVRSMCGQDGLDGEVNGRLREFQNKAMRTLGFAVAQSDRATCEEAIAEGRLRFVAVAAISDPVRPDVPAAVASCLSAGIRIKIVTGDTPATAREIARQIGLWNDTDTDRNAITGVEFAALSDEELLERVGDLKVMSRARPLDKQRLVKLLQQKGEVVAVTGDGTNDAPALNFAQVGLSMGSGTSVAKEASDITLLDDSFASIATAVMWGRSLYRNIQRFVLFQLTINFAALVVVFFGSIFGSELPLTVTQILWVNLIMDTFAAMALASLPPNPEVMREKPRRNSDFIINRAMFTSILTTGMVFVVVLLSMLIHWGDAITIRGAVSDPANYGAVYKLSVFFTVFVMLQFWNLFNAKAFETSHSVFGDLSRCRGFFFILFAILVGQVLIVSFGDGVFRTVPLSLNDWLVVIGATSLIMIGGELIRWIGRLRKRA; translated from the coding sequence ATGACAGAGAGGAATTTGCAGGGACTGACCCCGCAGGAGGTGCTCCGGAGCCGGGAACGTTACGGCGAGAACGTAATCACTCCCGCCAAAAAGGAGTCGGTGTGGAAGCTCTTTATCGGAAAGTTCGACGACCCGATCATCAAGGTGCTGCTGGTGGCGGCATTGCTTTCTCTGGTGGTGGCCTTCATCGACGGGGAGTTCGCCGAGACGATCGGGATCTTCTGCGCCATCTTTCTGGCGACGGGCGTGGCCTTCTGGTTCGAGTACGATGCCAAACGGCGGTTCGACGTGCTCAACACGGTGAACGACGATACGCCCGTGAAGGTGCGGCGCGAGGGATGCGTCATGGAGATACCCAAACGGGAGGTGGTCGTGGGCGACATCGTGCTGTTGGACAGCGGCGAGGAGATTCCGGCTGACGGCGAACTGCTGGAGGCCGTGTCGCTCAAGGTCAACGAATCAACCCTCACGGGGGAGCCGATCATCGCCAAAACGACCGATCCGGCCCACTTCAAGGAGGATGCCACCTATCCGTCGAACCATGCCCTGCGGGGCACCACGGTGGTCGAAGGCCACGGGATCATGGTCGTGCAGGCTGTGGGCGATGCCACGGAGTTCGGCAAGGTGGCCCAGCAGGCCACGGTGGAGAGCGACGAGAAGACGCCGCTCAACAAGCAACTCGAACGGCTGTCGGGGCTGATCGGCAAGATCGGCACGGCGCTGGCTTTCCTCGTTTTCGCCATTCTGGTGGCCAAGGGCCTCTGGTGGGGCGGCGACTTGCGTGGCGGCGATTGGGTGCATATCCTGAGCCGGTTGCTGCAATATTTCATGGTGTCGGTGGCTATCATGGTGATGGCGATTCCCGAGGGGCTCCCGATGAGCATTACGCTCAGTCTGGCCATGAGCATGCGCCGGATGCTCAAGACCAATAACCTCGTGCGCAAGATGCACGCCTGCGAGACGATGGGAGCCGTGACAGTGATCTGTACGGACAAGACGGGCACGCTGACCCAGAACCAGATGCGGGTGGCCGAGATCGTCCGCTACGGGGAAATTCCCGACGGGGAGCTCTGCGAGGCGATGAGCGCCAATTCGACCGCTTTTCTCGATCAGTCGGGCAAGGTGATCGGCAATCCCACGGAGGGAGCTCTTCTGCTCTGGATGCGGGACCGGGGAACGGATTACGCGCCGCTGCGCGAGGGGGCGAAGGTCGTGGACCAGATGACATTCACCACCGAGCGCAAATATATGGCCACGCTGGTCGAATCGGCCGTCACGGGCCGCCGGACGCTTTATGTGAAGGGCGCTCCCGAGATCGTGCGGAGCATGTGCGGACAGGACGGACTGGACGGGGAGGTGAACGGACGGCTGCGTGAGTTCCAGAACAAGGCGATGCGTACGCTGGGTTTTGCCGTGGCGCAGAGCGACCGGGCGACCTGCGAGGAGGCCATCGCCGAAGGCCGGCTGCGGTTCGTGGCCGTGGCGGCCATTTCCGATCCGGTGCGTCCCGATGTGCCGGCTGCGGTGGCCAGTTGCCTGAGCGCCGGTATCCGGATCAAGATCGTGACGGGCGACACGCCGGCCACGGCCCGTGAAATCGCCCGGCAGATCGGCCTGTGGAACGACACCGATACCGACCGGAACGCCATCACGGGCGTGGAGTTCGCCGCGCTGAGCGATGAGGAGCTGCTGGAGCGGGTGGGCGATCTGAAAGTGATGTCGCGGGCCCGGCCGCTCGACAAGCAGCGGTTAGTGAAACTTCTGCAGCAGAAGGGCGAAGTGGTGGCTGTCACGGGCGACGGGACCAACGATGCCCCGGCGCTCAATTTCGCGCAGGTGGGGCTCTCGATGGGCTCGGGTACTTCGGTGGCGAAAGAGGCCAGCGACATCACCCTGCTCGACGATTCGTTCGCCAGCATCGCCACGGCGGTGATGTGGGGGCGTTCGCTCTACCGCAATATCCAGCGGTTCGTGCTGTTCCAGCTCACGATCAACTTCGCCGCGCTGGTGGTGGTCTTCTTCGGCTCGATTTTCGGCAGCGAACTGCCGCTGACGGTGACGCAGATCCTGTGGGTCAACCTGATTATGGACACTTTCGCCGCAATGGCGCTCGCCTCGCTGCCGCCCAATCCGGAGGTGATGCGGGAGAAGCCGCGCCGGAACAGCGATTTCATCATCAACCGGGCGATGTTCACCTCGATTCTGACCACGGGTATGGTCTTCGTGGTCGTACTGCTCAGTATGCTGATCCATTGGGGCGACGCGATCACGATCCGCGGTGCGGTGAGCGATCCGGCCAACTACGGGGCGGTGTACAAACTGTCGGTCTTCTTCACCGTCTTCGTGATGCTTCAGTTCTGGAACCTGTTCAACGCGAAGGCTTTCGAGACGAGCCATTCCGTCTTCGGCGACCTGTCGCGGTGCCGCGGATTTTTCTTTATCCTGTTCGCCATTCTGGTGGGGCAGGTTCTGATCGTGAGCTTCGGAGACGGCGTGTTCCGCACGGTACCCCTGTCGCTGAACGACTGGCTGGTGGTGATCGGCGCTACGTCGCTGATCATGATCGGCGGCGAGCTGATCCGATGGATCGGCCGGCTGAGGAAGCGGGCATAG
- a CDS encoding M48 family metalloprotease translates to MLKLFLIALGIYLLVRMGWRVNAGPPAVRAVTDLVRASALTDDEVVRMAREYVGWADRRCGKLPEDHPLVCRLRKVGQGFADPERFDLGVYPAAEVNAFACADGSIRLFAGLMERMSDAELRAVIAHEMGHIVRRDSLRAMSNAYMASAARHAVSAAGGVLGSLSASALGGLALSLAGARFSRDQEREADDFAFGRLVEAGESPFALAETLEKLAALAPARSGEGGSGLGSMFATHPDPAGRAARMRARAEAWQAGRPAAGPGE, encoded by the coding sequence ATGCTGAAACTGTTCCTGATCGCGTTGGGCATCTATCTGTTGGTGCGCATGGGGTGGCGGGTGAACGCCGGGCCTCCGGCCGTGCGGGCCGTGACCGATCTGGTGCGGGCCTCGGCGCTGACCGACGACGAAGTGGTGCGTATGGCCCGCGAGTATGTCGGGTGGGCCGACCGCCGTTGCGGAAAACTGCCGGAGGATCATCCGCTCGTGTGCCGCCTGCGGAAGGTGGGGCAGGGATTCGCCGATCCGGAGCGGTTCGACCTGGGAGTCTATCCCGCCGCCGAAGTGAATGCCTTCGCCTGTGCCGACGGCAGTATCCGGTTGTTCGCCGGACTGATGGAACGGATGAGCGATGCGGAACTCCGGGCGGTGATCGCCCATGAGATGGGGCATATCGTGCGCCGGGATTCGCTGCGGGCCATGAGCAATGCCTATATGGCCTCGGCGGCCCGCCATGCCGTGAGTGCCGCGGGGGGCGTGCTGGGTTCCCTGTCCGCTTCGGCGCTGGGCGGGCTGGCCCTTTCGCTGGCCGGGGCCCGGTTTTCCCGCGACCAGGAACGGGAGGCGGACGATTTCGCCTTCGGACGGCTCGTCGAAGCGGGCGAAAGTCCTTTCGCGCTGGCCGAAACCCTGGAAAAACTGGCGGCGCTCGCTCCGGCCCGGTCCGGGGAGGGCGGTTCGGGGCTGGGTTCCATGTTCGCCACGCATCCCGATCCCGCGGGACGGGCCGCCCGGATGAGGGCGCGGGCCGAGGCGTGGCAGGCGGGACGGCCTGCAGCCGGACCCGGGGAGTGA
- the ileS gene encoding isoleucine--tRNA ligase, translating into MSRSKFREYKGLDLPATASEVLAEWDKQDTFHKSITTREGHPTFVFYEGPPSANGLPGIHHVMARTIKDIICRYKTQQGYLVHRKAGWDTHGLPVELGVEKKLGITKEDIGTKISIEEYNDTCRRAVMEFTDVWEKLTRQMGYWVNMDDPYITYDNKYIETLWWMLKELFGKGLLYKGYTIQPYSPAAGTGLSNHELNQPGCYRDVKDTTCTAQFRIVRDERSEKLFDDVQGDLYFLAWTTTPWTLPSNTALAVGPEIDYVRVKCVNPYTQTPQTVVLAKDLLGSYFGKKQEGTFTVCGEYKGSEFIGIRYEQLIPWVKPMGDAFRVIGGDYVTTSDGTGIVHIAPTFGADDDRVAKAAGIAPLLMIDRAGKGQPVVDRTGKFFLLEDLDPGFVEDNVDAAAYGEYAGRYVKNAYDEKLGPDDPTLDVDIAVMLKATNQAFKIEKHTHSYPHCWRTDKPVLYYPLDSWFIRTTAMKERLIELNRTINWKPESTGSGRFGKWLEGLVDWNLSRSRFWGTPLPVWATEDHAELKCIGSVEELKAEIDKSVAAGFMESNPLADFVPGDYSKENYAKFDLHRPYVDNIVLVSDKGRRMVRESDLIDVWFDSGAMPYAQAHYPFEIGGEAFRKVYPADFIAEGVDQTRGWFFTLHALATMLFDSVAFRNIISNGLVLDKNGNKMSKRLGNAVDPFEVMDKYGPDAVRWYMISNSQPWDNLKFDVDGVDEVRRKFFGTLYNTYSFFALYANVDGFTGREEEVPVAERPEIDRWIISLLNTLVKDVTASLEAYDPTPAARMIQDFVNENLSNWYVRLNRKRFWGGEMTRDKLAAYQTLYTCLETVSLLSAPFAPFISDRIFTDLNALSGRHGEESVHLAAFPAADASLIDRDLEETMAVAQQISSMVLALRRKVNIKVRQPLTKIVVPLLDPAMRRHIEAVRQLVMNEVNVKEVELIEQTTGLITKRIKPNFKTLGPRCGKQMKQISALVASFTQEQIAELERQGGMTLSVDGAELPVTLSDFEITSEDMPGWLVATEGRLTVALDITVTEELKREGVARELINRIQNIRKESGFEVTDRVKVVIEEKPLVKGAVADFADYIASQTLALEVRLAPAAEGAFVSGTEIDEEPIRIGVTRVE; encoded by the coding sequence ATGAGCCGTTCGAAATTCCGGGAATACAAGGGTCTCGACCTGCCCGCCACCGCCTCCGAAGTGCTGGCGGAATGGGACAAACAGGACACGTTCCACAAGAGTATCACCACGCGCGAGGGACATCCCACGTTCGTCTTTTACGAAGGGCCTCCGTCGGCCAACGGTCTGCCGGGCATCCACCATGTGATGGCCCGCACGATCAAGGACATCATCTGCCGTTACAAGACCCAGCAGGGTTATCTGGTGCACCGCAAGGCAGGATGGGATACCCACGGCCTGCCCGTGGAGCTGGGCGTGGAGAAGAAGCTCGGCATCACGAAGGAGGACATCGGGACGAAGATTTCGATCGAGGAATACAACGATACCTGCCGCCGGGCCGTAATGGAGTTCACGGACGTGTGGGAGAAGCTGACCCGCCAGATGGGTTACTGGGTCAACATGGACGACCCCTACATCACTTACGACAACAAGTACATCGAAACCCTCTGGTGGATGCTCAAGGAGCTATTCGGGAAGGGATTGCTGTATAAGGGATATACGATCCAGCCCTACTCGCCGGCCGCCGGAACGGGATTGAGCAACCACGAGCTGAACCAGCCCGGGTGTTACCGCGACGTGAAGGACACGACCTGTACGGCCCAGTTCCGGATCGTGCGCGACGAGCGGAGCGAGAAGCTCTTCGACGACGTGCAGGGCGACCTCTATTTCCTGGCATGGACCACCACTCCCTGGACGCTTCCCTCGAACACGGCCTTGGCCGTGGGGCCGGAGATCGACTACGTGAGGGTAAAGTGCGTGAATCCCTACACGCAGACGCCTCAGACGGTCGTGCTGGCCAAGGATTTGCTGGGCAGCTATTTCGGAAAGAAACAGGAGGGTACTTTCACCGTGTGCGGCGAGTATAAGGGCAGCGAGTTCATCGGCATCCGCTACGAGCAGCTCATTCCCTGGGTGAAGCCGATGGGCGACGCCTTCCGTGTGATCGGCGGTGACTACGTCACCACGAGCGACGGTACGGGTATCGTGCACATCGCCCCTACGTTCGGTGCCGACGACGACCGGGTGGCCAAGGCGGCGGGCATCGCTCCCCTGCTGATGATCGACCGCGCGGGTAAGGGCCAGCCGGTGGTGGACCGCACGGGCAAATTTTTTCTGCTGGAGGACCTCGATCCCGGGTTCGTGGAGGACAACGTGGACGCTGCCGCCTACGGCGAGTATGCGGGGCGTTACGTGAAAAATGCCTACGACGAAAAGCTGGGGCCCGACGATCCGACGCTCGATGTCGACATCGCCGTGATGCTCAAGGCGACCAATCAGGCCTTCAAGATCGAAAAACACACCCACTCCTATCCCCATTGCTGGCGGACGGACAAGCCGGTGCTCTATTATCCGCTCGATTCGTGGTTCATCCGCACGACGGCCATGAAGGAGAGGCTGATCGAACTGAACCGGACGATCAACTGGAAACCCGAATCGACCGGATCGGGCCGTTTCGGCAAGTGGCTCGAGGGGCTGGTGGACTGGAACCTGTCGCGTTCCCGCTTCTGGGGTACGCCGCTGCCGGTGTGGGCCACGGAGGACCACGCCGAACTCAAGTGCATCGGGTCGGTGGAGGAGCTCAAGGCCGAGATCGACAAGTCGGTGGCTGCGGGGTTTATGGAGAGCAATCCGCTGGCGGATTTCGTTCCCGGCGACTACTCGAAGGAGAATTACGCCAAATTCGACCTGCACCGTCCCTATGTGGACAATATCGTGCTCGTCTCGGACAAAGGCCGGCGGATGGTGCGCGAGAGCGACCTGATCGACGTGTGGTTCGACAGCGGGGCGATGCCTTATGCGCAGGCCCATTATCCGTTCGAGATCGGCGGCGAGGCGTTCCGCAAGGTCTATCCGGCTGATTTCATCGCCGAGGGGGTGGACCAGACCCGCGGTTGGTTCTTCACGCTGCACGCGCTGGCCACCATGCTGTTCGACAGCGTGGCCTTCAGGAATATCATCTCCAACGGTCTGGTGCTCGACAAGAACGGCAACAAGATGAGCAAGCGGCTGGGCAATGCCGTCGATCCGTTCGAGGTGATGGACAAGTACGGACCCGATGCCGTGCGGTGGTACATGATCTCCAATTCACAGCCGTGGGATAACCTGAAATTCGACGTGGACGGAGTGGACGAAGTGCGCCGCAAGTTCTTCGGCACGCTTTACAATACGTACAGTTTCTTCGCGCTCTACGCCAACGTGGACGGGTTCACCGGACGCGAAGAGGAGGTTCCCGTGGCCGAACGCCCGGAGATCGACCGCTGGATCATTTCGCTGCTCAATACGCTGGTGAAGGACGTGACCGCGTCGCTGGAGGCGTACGACCCCACGCCGGCTGCCCGCATGATCCAGGATTTCGTGAACGAGAACCTCTCCAACTGGTACGTGCGGCTGAACCGCAAGCGTTTCTGGGGCGGAGAGATGACCCGTGATAAGCTGGCGGCTTACCAGACGCTCTATACCTGTCTGGAGACCGTTTCCCTGCTGAGCGCCCCGTTCGCGCCGTTCATCAGCGACCGTATCTTCACCGATCTGAATGCCCTGAGCGGACGGCACGGCGAAGAGTCGGTTCATCTGGCCGCGTTCCCCGCGGCGGACGCTTCGCTGATCGACCGTGATCTGGAAGAGACGATGGCGGTCGCCCAGCAGATCTCCTCGATGGTGCTGGCCCTGCGCCGCAAGGTGAACATCAAGGTGCGTCAGCCGTTGACGAAAATCGTCGTTCCGTTGCTCGACCCCGCCATGCGCCGCCACATCGAAGCGGTGCGCCAGTTGGTGATGAACGAGGTGAACGTGAAGGAGGTCGAACTGATCGAGCAGACTACTGGACTGATAACCAAACGGATCAAACCCAATTTCAAGACGCTCGGTCCCCGCTGCGGCAAGCAGATGAAGCAGATTTCGGCTCTCGTGGCCTCCTTTACGCAGGAACAGATCGCCGAACTGGAGCGCCAAGGCGGTATGACCCTGTCGGTGGACGGTGCGGAACTGCCCGTGACGCTGTCCGATTTCGAGATCACGTCGGAGGATATGCCGGGATGGCTGGTGGCCACCGAAGGGCGGCTGACCGTGGCGCTCGACATCACGGTGACCGAGGAGCTGAAGCGGGAAGGTGTGGCACGCGAGTTGATCAACCGCATTCAGAACATCCGGAAGGAGAGCGGTTTCGAAGTGACCGACCGGGTGAAGGTCGTGATCGAGGAGAAGCCGCTGGTGAAGGGTGCCGTGGCGGACTTTGCGGATTATATTGCTTCGCAGACGCTGGCCCTGGAGGTCCGGCTGGCTCCGGCGGCCGAAGGGGCGTTCGTGAGCGGGACGGAAATCGACGAGGAGCCGATCCGTATCGGGGTGACCCGGGTGGAGTAG
- a CDS encoding DMT family transporter — MNPKYLPHIGLLVCNVIWAMDYPFYRLILPRDISPLALSTSVLAVAALLSLATLPFMPPERVERRDIFRFLGAGLLMGVLHKLFLMNGMARTSPIDGSIIDTVGPVLVLIVSVAMGIDRFTPMKLVGIILGMGGALLVILSGASPSHAASDLTGNILVFLCALTTALYMVWFKRLISKYRTITVLRWLYCSAAVMILPFGFGAVIHTDYSAMATGPLLAWIFVLIVPTFVPNYLLAYSLKHVSPTVSSIYTYLQPVVATAVAVAMGMDRPRWDSVLAAAVIFLGVWFVIRSYRSNAAAPTLHNR, encoded by the coding sequence GTGAACCCCAAGTATCTTCCCCATATCGGCCTGCTGGTCTGCAACGTGATCTGGGCCATGGACTATCCGTTCTACCGGTTGATCCTGCCCCGCGACATCTCGCCCCTGGCGCTCAGCACCTCCGTGCTCGCGGTGGCCGCCCTGCTGTCGCTCGCCACGCTTCCCTTCATGCCGCCAGAGAGGGTGGAGCGCCGCGACATCTTCCGTTTCCTGGGGGCGGGCCTGCTTATGGGCGTGCTTCACAAGCTGTTCCTGATGAACGGAATGGCGAGGACCAGCCCGATCGACGGGTCGATCATCGACACGGTGGGACCGGTCCTCGTGCTGATCGTCTCCGTGGCGATGGGGATCGACCGGTTCACTCCGATGAAACTGGTGGGGATCATTCTGGGCATGGGCGGGGCACTTCTCGTGATCCTGTCCGGGGCTTCCCCTTCCCATGCGGCATCGGACCTGACGGGGAACATCCTCGTGTTTCTCTGCGCCCTCACCACGGCTCTCTATATGGTGTGGTTCAAGCGGCTGATCTCCAAATACAGGACGATCACGGTGCTGCGCTGGCTCTATTGTTCGGCCGCCGTGATGATCCTGCCTTTCGGGTTCGGGGCGGTGATCCATACCGACTATTCCGCCATGGCCACGGGCCCGTTGCTGGCCTGGATCTTCGTGCTGATTGTCCCTACGTTCGTTCCCAACTACCTGCTGGCGTACAGCCTGAAACACGTTTCACCTACCGTGAGCAGCATCTATACTTATTTGCAGCCGGTGGTGGCTACCGCGGTGGCCGTGGCCATGGGTATGGACCGGCCGCGCTGGGACAGCGTGCTGGCCGCCGCCGTGATTTTTCTCGGTGTCTGGTTCGTGATCCGCTCCTACCGCAGCAATGCGGCGGCCCCGACCCTGCACAACCGCTGA
- the gcvT gene encoding glycine cleavage system aminomethyltransferase GcvT, with amino-acid sequence MKNTPFTHHHIEAGARMAEFAGYNMPIEFTGINSEHAAVREGAGVFDVSHMGEIWVKGPRAFDFLQHVTTNDVGALYDGRIQYSALPNGRGGIVDDILVYRIDAQTYLLVVNAANIEKDWNHLCAEGKAFGLTPGKELYNASDEIAQLAVQGPLAMKIVQKMCKVPVEELKYYTFIKTEIAGIPDAILSATGYTGAGGCEIYVANEDAEKLWKALWKAGEEYGLRNIGLGARDTLRLEMGFCLYGNDIDDTTSPIEAGLGWITKMVDGKDFIDRPLMERQKAEGVGRKLTGFELTERGIPRHGYKLVNSAGEEIGHVTSGTMSPTLKVGIGMGYVKPEYAAPGTEIAVVIRERPIGARIVKTPFLKK; translated from the coding sequence ATGAAAAACACCCCCTTCACACACCATCACATCGAGGCCGGGGCCCGTATGGCCGAATTCGCAGGCTACAACATGCCGATCGAGTTCACGGGCATCAACAGCGAACACGCCGCCGTACGCGAAGGCGCCGGGGTCTTCGACGTGAGCCACATGGGCGAAATATGGGTCAAGGGCCCCCGCGCGTTCGATTTCCTGCAACACGTGACCACCAACGACGTGGGCGCCCTCTACGACGGCCGCATCCAGTATTCGGCCCTGCCCAACGGCCGGGGCGGCATCGTGGACGACATTCTGGTCTACCGGATCGACGCGCAGACCTACCTGCTGGTGGTCAACGCCGCCAACATCGAAAAGGACTGGAACCACCTCTGCGCCGAAGGAAAGGCATTCGGCCTCACGCCCGGCAAGGAGCTCTACAATGCCTCGGACGAGATCGCCCAGCTGGCCGTACAGGGTCCGCTGGCCATGAAGATCGTACAGAAAATGTGCAAGGTGCCGGTCGAAGAGCTGAAATATTACACGTTCATCAAAACCGAAATCGCCGGTATTCCCGACGCCATCCTCTCCGCCACGGGCTACACCGGTGCCGGCGGCTGCGAAATCTACGTGGCCAACGAAGATGCGGAAAAACTGTGGAAAGCGCTCTGGAAGGCGGGCGAAGAGTACGGACTGCGCAACATCGGACTGGGTGCCCGCGACACGCTGCGTCTGGAAATGGGTTTCTGCCTCTACGGCAACGATATCGACGACACCACCTCCCCCATCGAAGCCGGTCTGGGCTGGATCACGAAGATGGTCGACGGAAAGGATTTCATCGACCGACCGCTGATGGAGCGTCAGAAAGCCGAAGGGGTCGGCCGCAAACTGACGGGCTTCGAACTGACCGAACGGGGCATCCCGCGCCACGGGTACAAGCTGGTGAACTCCGCCGGCGAAGAGATCGGCCACGTCACGTCGGGCACCATGTCCCCCACCCTGAAAGTGGGCATCGGCATGGGCTACGTAAAACCGGAGTATGCCGCTCCGGGCACGGAGATCGCCGTCGTCATCCGCGAACGGCCGATCGGCGCCCGTATAGTGAAAACGCCCTTCCTGAAAAAATAA
- a CDS encoding DUF5723 family protein: MKKIFHLAALLAGACLLTTRVPAQQLRTAYFMDKAPVRTYLNPALRPERGYINIPALGHTQVEFMSNSLSLDNILYPSPSGSGLVTFLDSRIDADRLLRDLKERNNLGADLRIGVLGVGFYTGDAFWSVDLSARVSTGVTLPEGLFEFAKRGSGYDGRIYDLKEMQVDANSFAELAIGYSRPVNDRLTVGGKVKILAGLVNARMKFDKMRIQMSQERWEVEAEGRFDMNANGLTIPDKTDEEDGSPYLDMNDIDLSPTGPCGYGGAIDLGVSYKLLDNLTLSGALIDLGFIDWSARNAVSGRSADRYSFTGFELEGEGETNTGDFDKLARFRRVESRNHTTRLTTTLNLAGEYTILNDKIGFGLLSSTQFLTTSTFTELTLSANFRPIDWFSASVSYSFIHSKFDTFGIALNFSPSWINFFVGTDYMFTRITPQWVPVSQRSANLFLGLSIPLKRGKN, from the coding sequence ATGAAAAAGATATTCCATCTCGCCGCACTGCTCGCCGGAGCGTGCCTCCTCACGACACGGGTTCCGGCCCAGCAGCTGCGCACGGCCTACTTCATGGACAAGGCGCCGGTGCGAACCTACCTCAATCCCGCCCTGCGTCCCGAACGCGGCTATATCAACATTCCCGCGCTGGGACATACGCAGGTGGAGTTCATGTCCAACAGCCTTTCGCTGGACAACATCCTCTACCCCTCCCCGAGCGGTTCGGGACTGGTCACCTTCCTCGATTCGCGGATCGACGCGGACCGGCTGCTCCGCGACCTGAAGGAGCGCAACAACCTGGGAGCCGATCTCCGCATCGGTGTGCTGGGCGTAGGGTTCTACACCGGGGATGCCTTCTGGAGCGTCGATCTCTCCGCCCGGGTCAGCACGGGCGTCACGCTGCCCGAAGGGCTGTTCGAATTCGCCAAGCGCGGATCGGGCTACGACGGGCGCATTTACGATCTGAAGGAGATGCAGGTGGACGCCAACAGCTTCGCCGAACTGGCGATCGGATATTCGAGACCGGTCAACGACCGGCTGACCGTCGGGGGTAAAGTGAAAATTCTCGCCGGCCTGGTCAACGCCCGCATGAAATTCGACAAAATGCGCATCCAGATGTCGCAGGAACGCTGGGAAGTGGAAGCCGAAGGCCGTTTCGATATGAACGCGAACGGTCTGACGATCCCCGACAAAACCGACGAAGAGGACGGTTCGCCCTACCTCGATATGAACGACATCGACCTCTCGCCCACCGGACCCTGCGGCTACGGCGGCGCCATCGACCTGGGCGTCAGCTACAAGCTGCTGGACAACCTGACCCTTTCGGGGGCCCTGATCGACCTGGGCTTCATAGACTGGAGCGCACGCAATGCAGTCTCGGGACGTTCGGCCGACCGCTACTCGTTCACAGGTTTCGAGCTGGAAGGCGAAGGGGAGACGAACACGGGCGACTTCGACAAGCTGGCCCGGTTCCGCCGCGTGGAATCGCGGAACCACACGACCCGTCTCACCACCACCCTCAACCTCGCGGGGGAGTACACGATTCTCAACGACAAGATCGGGTTCGGCCTGCTCTCCTCCACGCAGTTCCTCACCACCTCCACCTTCACGGAACTGACCCTGTCGGCCAACTTCCGCCCAATCGACTGGTTTTCGGCCAGCGTGAGCTATTCGTTTATCCACAGTAAGTTCGACACGTTCGGAATCGCACTGAACTTCAGCCCCTCGTGGATCAACTTCTTCGTGGGCACGGACTACATGTTCACCAGGATCACCCCCCAGTGGGTACCCGTCAGCCAACGCAGCGCCAACCTCTTCCTGGGACTGAGCATCCCCCTGAAAAGAGGGAAGAACTGA